One window of Gilliamella sp. B3022 genomic DNA carries:
- the acuR gene encoding acrylate utilization transcriptional regulator AcuR — MPFNQNTSASTTTRKGNTKKGNETRSALIRSGIELMTTYGYISSNIESILNQVGVPKGSFYYYFKSKEDFGRTIIASYDSFFAHKLDKHLTNSSIESAIDRIKAFYEDAKQGMAKYDYHRGCLIGELIQEESLLPQGYALLLEQVLQSWQIKIEKCLELAKNSGEISSRIDCRLLAEFFWLGWEGAVTRSKLLKKSEPLDTFITTFLSMITK, encoded by the coding sequence ATGCCATTTAATCAAAATACTTCTGCCTCGACGACTACGAGAAAAGGTAATACAAAAAAAGGTAATGAGACTAGATCTGCATTGATTCGTAGTGGAATTGAATTAATGACTACCTATGGGTATATTTCATCAAATATTGAAAGTATCTTAAACCAAGTAGGTGTTCCCAAAGGCTCCTTTTATTATTACTTCAAAAGTAAGGAAGACTTTGGAAGAACTATCATCGCTAGCTATGACAGTTTTTTTGCTCACAAATTAGATAAGCATTTAACCAATTCATCAATTGAATCAGCAATTGATCGAATTAAAGCTTTTTACGAAGATGCAAAGCAAGGTATGGCAAAGTATGATTATCATCGAGGCTGTTTAATTGGTGAATTAATTCAAGAAGAATCGCTTTTACCTCAAGGTTATGCATTATTGCTTGAACAGGTATTGCAAAGTTGGCAAATTAAAATAGAGAAATGTCTAGAATTAGCAAAAAATTCAGGAGAAATTAGCTCAAGAATTGATTGTAGATTATTAGCAGAATTTTTTTGGTTAGGTTGGGAAGGTGCAGTAACGCGAAGCAAATTGCTAAAAAAATCAGAACCGTTGGATACATTTATTACTACTTTCCTGAGTATG